GGACAAGTTCCTGCTCACCATGGGCCTGCGCGACATGGCGGAGAAGTCCTGGGCGCAGGTGGACCCGGAGGCGCGCGCCATCCTGGAGGCCTACAGCGCGGGCATGAACGCGCGCATCGCCGCGGAGCCGCTGCCCTACGAGTTCACCGTGATGAACACGGCGCCCGCGCCGTGGACGCCCGTGGACTCGCTGGCGCGCGGCAACATGCTGGCGCTGATGCTGGGCGGCAACCACCGCATCGAGCTCTTCCGCGCGCGGCTGGTGGCGGCGGTGGGGGAAGAGGTGGCCAACGCGCTCCTGCCGCAGAACGCACCGGAGACGCCCCTCATCGTCCCGAAGGAGGCGCGCCTGCCGGGCCTGAAGGACGTGAAGGCGATGTCCGGCCTGGACAGCGTGGACGACGTGCTGGGCGACCCCAACATCGTCTCCGGCAGCAACAACTGGGTGGTGCACGGCCAGCGCACGCAGAGCGGCCAGCCGCTGCTCGCCAACGACGTGCACATCCCGCTGAGCATGCCGTCCACCTGGTACGAGAACGGCCTGCACGGCGGCCGCTTCCAGCACGTGGGCTTCTCCCTGCCCGGCGTGCCCATGCTGATTGTCGGCCACAACGGGAAGGTGGCCTGGGGCATGTCCAACCTGGGGCCGGACACCCAGGACTTCTACATCGAGAAGCTGGACGACCCGAAGGCGCCGAAGAAGTACCTCTACCAGGACGTCTGGCACGACCTGGACGTGCGCCGCGAGGAGATCCCCGTCAAGGGCGGCGCCCCCGTGGTGCTGGAGGTGAAGAGCACCCGGCACGGCCCGCTGATGAACGAGGTGATGGCGGAGGACCTGAAGGACAGCGAGCCCCTGGCGCTCAAGTGGGCGCACCGCGAATGCCAGCCGCTCATCAACGCCGTGCTGAAGCTCAACCTGGCGAACGACTGGGAGTCCTTCCGCGCCGCCATGAAGTGCTGGGAGGGGCCGGGCCAGAACTTCGTGTACGCGGACACGGCCGGCAACGTCGGCTACCAGGCCACGGGGAAGATCCCCGTCCGCCAGGGCCACCCGGGCCTCGTCCCCATGCCGGGCTGGACGGGCGAATCCGAGTGGACGGGCTTCATCCCCTTCGAGGAGCTGCCCGCGTCCTTCAACCCGCCCGCGGGCTACGCGGCCACGGCGAACAACAAGATCACCTCCGACGACTATCCGCACCTCATCGCGCACAACTGGTTCCCGGGCTACCGCGCCAAGCGCATCACCGACCTGATTGAAGCGGGCACGCAGCACACCGTGGCGTCCATGCGGGACATCCAGGCGCAGACGTACTCGCTGCCCGCGGAGGCGCTGCGCCCCTACTTCCTGGCGGCGGCGCTCCCGGCGGATGACCTCCAGCGGCAGGCGGTGGACGCGCTGAAGGCGTGGGACCTGCGCTTCGAGCCGGAGGCCGTGGGCGCCACGGTGTTCCAGGCCTGGTACATCGAGGTGCTGCGCAAGCTGCTCCAGCACAAGCTGGAGCCGTCGCTGGTGAAGGAATACCTGATGGGCCAGTACGAACGGCACGGCAGCCTGCACATGCCCTTCGTCATCGGCCTGATGTCCCAGCCGGACAGCGCCTGGTGGGATGACCCGAAGACGCCGGAGAAGGAGACGCGCGACGACATCCTCCGCGCGGCGCTGGGCGCGGCCGTCGCGTGGCTCGCGAAGACGTACGGCCCGAAGCCGGAGGCCTGGGCCTGGGGCCAGGTGCACCAGCTCACGTACGCGCACCAGATGCTCGGCGGGCCCGCCATCCCCGGCCCCATCCGGCGCGTCTTCAACAGCCGCCCGGTGCCGGCCCGGGGCGACAACTACTCCGTGGACGGCGCCTCGTTCCTCTGGAGCCAGCCCTTCAAGGTGGTCCACGGCACCGCGCTGCGGATGATTGTCGACCTGGGGGACCTGTCCCGCTCCGTGTCCATCCACTCGCCGGGGCAGTCGGAGCACCTGTTCCACAAGCACCGCGACGACCTGATGGAGCTCAACCGCAAGGTGGAGTTCCACCCCATGCTCCACACGCGCCAGGCCGTGGAGCAGCACCGCGAGGCC
The sequence above is drawn from the Corallococcus sp. NCRR genome and encodes:
- a CDS encoding penicillin acylase family protein; amino-acid sequence: MSAVTQILRMLRMLPSAMAVATPGVGPWLARRRWTREEGTLTLPGLHGKVEVLRDTWGVPHLFANDEHDLFFAQGYVHGQDRLWQLEMGRRLVDGRLGTLLGPMGVGADKFLLTMGLRDMAEKSWAQVDPEARAILEAYSAGMNARIAAEPLPYEFTVMNTAPAPWTPVDSLARGNMLALMLGGNHRIELFRARLVAAVGEEVANALLPQNAPETPLIVPKEARLPGLKDVKAMSGLDSVDDVLGDPNIVSGSNNWVVHGQRTQSGQPLLANDVHIPLSMPSTWYENGLHGGRFQHVGFSLPGVPMLIVGHNGKVAWGMSNLGPDTQDFYIEKLDDPKAPKKYLYQDVWHDLDVRREEIPVKGGAPVVLEVKSTRHGPLMNEVMAEDLKDSEPLALKWAHRECQPLINAVLKLNLANDWESFRAAMKCWEGPGQNFVYADTAGNVGYQATGKIPVRQGHPGLVPMPGWTGESEWTGFIPFEELPASFNPPAGYAATANNKITSDDYPHLIAHNWFPGYRAKRITDLIEAGTQHTVASMRDIQAQTYSLPAEALRPYFLAAALPADDLQRQAVDALKAWDLRFEPEAVGATVFQAWYIEVLRKLLQHKLEPSLVKEYLMGQYERHGSLHMPFVIGLMSQPDSAWWDDPKTPEKETRDDILRAALGAAVAWLAKTYGPKPEAWAWGQVHQLTYAHQMLGGPAIPGPIRRVFNSRPVPARGDNYSVDGASFLWSQPFKVVHGTALRMIVDLGDLSRSVSIHSPGQSEHLFHKHRDDLMELNRKVEFHPMLHTRQAVEQHREATLTLTPAVALVAK